The Solea senegalensis isolate Sse05_10M linkage group LG11, IFAPA_SoseM_1, whole genome shotgun sequence genomic interval GAAGATACGAGATTACTCACGATATCAGCCATGAGTGGATCATCTGGATTAGGCTCAGCCATGAGCACCTGAATGGAGGAGAGAACTGTAGAGATGTTCAGAGATGGTTTCCAGGCACCCTGGATTAAAATAAAACgacacatgcagtatatacagCATATCCTTGTTTATGTAAGAGATTACAGAGAAAAACCAGATCATGGATGTCGATGTCTTTACCAACCTTTGGCGGGAGTTTGAGAGCGTCGTGGCAGATACGACCTGAGCTGTCAATATTTGGATGATAGATGGGGGTCAGAAAGCGTATTTTTGGGGGCTCAAAAGGGTACCtacgagagaaagagagagtttgTAACTGATAcagaaaaaatgcaaaaattcatcctgatctgttgagagaagaaacatttttgagggacttttcctttaattacaaacagaagcagcagataAACCCACACTGATGATAACAGAACCTTctgattagagctgcaactaatgattattttcatattcgattaatctgacgattattttctcgattaaacGCTTGGTGTtcagaatgtcagaaaaccttgaaaaatgttgaacagtgtttgtcaaacctgaaatgatgttctcaaatgtcttgttttgtccacaaaccaaaatgattgacttttaatgatttatttgttattcagagaaaagaaattaagaaaatattcacatttaagaaaatcttgttttaatcatgaaaaaagcatcAAACGATTATActtttatcaaaacagttgccaattaatttagtaatcaattcatcgattaatcgtttcagctctacttctGATGAAAACAGAACCTTCTGATGAAAACGGAACCTCCTGATGAAAACAGAACCTTCTCAGTGGCTGGTGGATGTAAAAACCTCTCTTTATTCTCGGTTAACTTCAGAGAACACGTACCTCTCTGGGACGTTGATCTCCAGAGAGAAGAGTCCACCTTCATATGGAGTTCCTGATCCACCGATGATCTCTGCAAACGAGAAGGGACAATGGAAATGTACAATctattctctttcattttttgatgtgtttgatatttttttgttgattttatgtttttgttataaTTTCTGTGCGGCAACCTtgagtaaaaatgtattattattattattatgattattaaaataataatacgttattgttttttttgctcaaaaAAGGCTTAGAGCTCCATACAATCAACTCACATACTCAAGGATGACGAGTGATAAGTGACATCACtcgagatgagagagagagagagagagagatggtgaaaaaaaagagaggacgCATACACATACGTGCTCGGAGCTCGTCGATGCGTTCCTTGGTCTGCCAGCATGTTACTCCAGGAGGAGGTTCGGTGCTCAGCATCTGAAGTTCACGCTTCAAGCGGGACGTCCTCTGCATTCTGTGAGAACAAACGACAACTGTCGAAGAGAGCAGAAGATGACGGAGAACATTCTGGACCAACACGAGAAGGATGACGGGACAGCACAAGggttccttgtgtgtgtgttcatcaaaAACACCTGTGAACAGCgagaaaacactgacaaaaagcCTATGagcatttattattgttaaccAAAGAAAGTAAACACCAAAATGTTttgcatgaaataaaaactaagaTGAAATATTACAAATGCAGCAGCTCTACTTCCCATATGTGCTGTTGCTTTTGTCAAAGTGGCATTGAAGTATTCAAAAAGTGTATATTTCCCCAGGTTATTATGACATTGTAATCAATATTTGTGAAGGGTTAGAGCTGACtgcaaactgaagtttgtgattttaacatccactgctgcctccatcactaagttcaaatgtcttattttgtcacttcagtgtttgaaacccAACGTTCAgaatgacctcagtgacacaaatgacCACACGAGGCTTGGACcttaaattgctgattttctctatgggattcgGTGGGAAAGGtgtaaatgactaaaactaCGTCTACACTACACATTAACACTGAATATTCGTGTTTACGTACACTTGTGTCGGCTGCTAAATCACTGACTAGCTTCCCGTTTAGCAGCCTAACTGCTAACTAACGAACTACAGCGATGACTACACGTCGCTACGGAAACACGTCGTCATACGTTAAACATTTTGATAAAAATCACGTATAGTTCACTTTGAGTGGTGTTTACTTACGTTTAAAATTGTTTTCAGACGGTGTTTGAATTCCCTctttctgctttctttcttcctcGTCGGCTTTTTCCGGTTCCGGTTTCAAAGAGGGCGCATTGTCGCCCCCTCTCGTTCAAACTATGTAAACCATTTCTTGCTGTTTTGTTCACAGGTGTTTTTGATGAACACGcacacctgccactttattaggtacacctgcttcttttttttatccgtcCATTATCACGGTTGCTGACATAGGGGGATAGGCgggctacaccctggacagttcgtctttttattatttcttatttaattaaaaattattttgtctaatattgatttgtttttggacCACAAAAgacattataataaataaaataataaatgaatgaatagaggaatacatacagtataaattcatgaatgaatgaatggatgaataaataatacaaaaataaatacagaaataaacaaaataattaattaatacatgAACAAAGGAATCCaggaataaatgaattaatgaatgaatgaataaataatgtatttaaattataaattgaTTGATTACAAAACCCTGAAAAAACCAaactctgaaaaaaacaaaccctgaaaaaacaaaccctttaatctggaaacacagtgaacacaaagGGAAGGAGAAAGATTCCAAAAGGAAACATAATATCGCAAAAGAATCACTGTGatgatgtgggtttttttggtgGCTGTGTCTTCCGCTGGACACCATCGTTACTATGGCGACACTGACCGCTCTGCACTGACGAAAAGTTCCTCTTTCCAGTGAAGACTGCGTCACTTCTGCTCCACAGCAGAACAACTGACCATGCACTTTATCATCATGTTAATGAAGGATTTAGTCAGAATGACATGAtcttttttaaggttttcaaaattaaaaccCATGATTTGTGACATGTTTGCACACTTCaactaaaaataatattttctacACAATCTTTCTTTGCCTCACACTTTTTGTGAAACACGACACAGAcaagataagacaagataagataagataagataagataagataagataagataagataaaattcAATTAGTACTTTTGTTTCcttctatttttctttcatacatAGTTTACATATTTTTCTCTAGTTTATCTCTCTTACCATAACAGctatttattgtgtgtataaTGTTACACCTGTACATAGGCCCCGCCTTCTCTCTGTACTTGAATCttgtcttttattcattttatttgttgatttgtttatttccttgttgcatttcattgtttcttttgaatttatttagtaaaaagTACAGCAGTTTTTGACTTTACGTTAATGTGACACTCAACACGAATGTCAGCGTGAAACCATGACTGTCTGTGGACCAAGTGTAGGACATGTGACCTGTCCAGCTGTGGATTTTGTCCTCAGAAGACTGAGACGTGTCTGACAGAGACATAAACAAgcagatgtgatgtgtgagtCTGTTTCAGAGTTCAGATGTGGGCGTTTGAGAGAAAAGACTTTGTGTTGTCCTCTCCCTTCAtgtgagcagcagctgtggAGGTGTGGACCTTCAGCAGGACCATGTTCTCATGTGGTTCCTGAGGAGTTTGTCcagtgttcttgtatttgttacctctttagggaataaacactgaccttgtcaggccCAGTCGTCCTCgcggagaccaaaacctggtcctaatgaggccagaacctcatttctgaggaactaggACTATAACCTTAttcagacgtgtgtgtgtgtgtgtgtgtgtgtgggtgtgtctgatCTGAAAATAGCTTCTCAGGTCATTTATTGAAACAAGATGTGATAACAACTCATGATTTTTACGATCTTCTCCTCCGAGCTCAGAGTTGATCTCTCTGTGAAAACAGATGATATATGAAGAGTCGCAGTCGTCACGCTCCGGGTTTATGTGTGATTCTCTGATAAGgcttgtgtgtttctctgcatgTCTGCGTGGTTTATGAGTGTTTAAAGACATCATAGATTGCAGGATCGTGCACTGGATGAAACAAACAGTCTTCCGTGGGAATGCAGAGTCCCACCAGTTCCCAATCCCGGTCCTTATCTGCAGCATTCCCATATGACTGATGTATGGATTTGATCGTCGAGCAGCAGACATGTGACTCTCCTGCTCCTGAGACACATCTCACGCACATTTCAGCCaaactttaaatgtcatttaaatggcTGATGCTTGGAGGACTGAATATTTCTCATCTTCTGCAGTCAAGTCGAGGGTcgttgcttttccattatacagctCCAGCACTCGGCTCGActcctccatcagtgatagaacctggtacctgctgtttgttttacttcctgctctgacgaggttcagctgattggtcagagagtgttgtcactgaagAGTGATGAGCGCGACGTCAAagctgaaaacatgcgttcatctccaacatttagcaaagcaaatgtgttgaACAGAGGAATCGGGTGGATTTGGATCCATATTGATACCAATGATAGCATTGATGATACTTATGATACTGGCTATATCATATCAGCTCATACCAGACCAGAGATTTTCCCGACACCACTGTTGTAAAATGTTTATGTGTGGTATGTTCACCTTCACTAATTattgatgcagcgccacctcaggcgaggaaGGGAACACGTTATTAAAGGTTTTCACTGaagtgtgaaagagtgaaacTTGGATCGTACCAAGTCTGGCTGACTATTAGCTGTGAAAACGACCTGAATTCTCACCATTTGGttgtttctctcttctcttgctCACTTCCTCCGACAGCAGTTtgctcctgattctgaggactccaggtCGGGGccccctgatcttgcaaggctgatTTTCCACTAATAGACAGTAGGGGGTAGTGGAGACAGGCCCTTAATCTCCCCACAACACGAGGACTCtcaagctgttaaattagggtacaGGTTCTGCATCGTTGTGCTTTAAAGGGACTGTTGTGACACATTCTGGAAACaaagacataataataaaatgtgctttgtattcattgttttttttcagagatcagagacagtgaaaacagaggcctgtgtgtgtgtgtgtgtgtgtgtgtgtgtgtgagacagcgAGGTGTTTGAGGTCGACCTCAGGTTTTGCATACCTGCTCGTGTCTCTGACTACACAAACACGTAAAGCTCCAGCACCATGGCGTGTCCAACCGCCTCTACATGTACGCCCCGACTCACCACCGCCGCCGTCGCCACCACCCAGCCCCACAGGTGCGAAGATGAAACGCTCCTGATAAATTGATTCAAATCATCCCACAGCAAGTACTGTACGTTCTTTAACAGTTACTGTGTTTACTTGTTTCCATTCACGGCACACGTGAATGGAAAGACATATGTATAATGTGAGTGTTTAcatttacctgtgtgtgtgtgtgtgtgtgtgtgtgtgtgtgaaacatgtcGGCCGCAGTGAAGTTCaataattcaaatataattatataaataaagtgcatgttgttgttgttcagggGTATTTGTCGTttatcatttcacacacacacacacataggtttgtgcagctattctccTCAGGACTCTGCTTCGAacgctaaccttaaccataaccagtcaatgactaaccttaaccacaattcaaatatgagtctttaaactttaaccagttccttaagaagtgaggttctgcctcattgggaccaggtttgggtctccatgaggacgactggtcctgacaaggtcagtgtttatgacagaaaatgtcataaagaggtaacaaatacaagaacacacacacacacacacacacacactggggaaaTTCCCTGTAACCTGCATGTGCACCGTTGATTTGCGTACGTTCACTAATCTGAAGAGGTTTGGCCATAACTGTAAACCCAccacacctggacacacacacacacacacacacacacacacactcattattaGCTGATGACCTTGTTGTtaaacacacttcacacactaatggtcagcagttttttttttatgtgtgttacgAGCCAGTTCTTCACTCACCTGCCGCCGTGTGACCGTTAGCGTCATGAGCCGTTCAGgcacggcacacacacacacacacacacacacacacaagctaagTCTATAagtcactctcctgcaccaaagtccatggactctctaaggactttggtgtgggagagtgagtgaattaCAAAATCGATATCAGTgaaagtctatgatatcttcagaacacgttcatgtctttatctcactgttggacagacgTGAGCATGTTCTgcagatatcgtagacttaaactgacatagattttattactttgtaaagcactcactctcctgcaccaaagtccatagagaaaatcagtgattttagctggaggggacacaggagctgctggtcctctgctgcctcgtgtggtcactttgtgtcactgaggtcaatctgaaggttggatttcaaacactgaagtgacaaagtaagacatttgaacttagtgatggaggcagcagtggatcaacaactcctgtgtgtgtgatgttaaaatcactggttttctctctggactttggtgtgggagagtgagcgggtTTTGtctaacactgagataaagacgtaaaaacatattcttaagatattgtagactcaTTGTTCTGAAACAGGGAGCGTTGACAGTTCACAGGCGAGGGCGACACACCAGGCATCACAGGACATCAGGTTtcacctgctgctcctctgGACTCAGTGTTTCTCAGGCCTTATCACCttatcatatgtgtgtgtgtgtgtgtgtgtgtgtgtgcgccaggTGCAGGCTGAGTTATAGGAATTCTAACTGTCACCTGTTTCATTCAACATTCAGGGTTTTTCCGAACACGTTTGTcgagtctttttaaatgaacaacatCTTTGTGTTTTGACAACTCATAAATTCTGTCACTGCTcctttattattagtattacaCGAGGGCAGGCACTTCTGTATAATTAATGTCCATCTTTACATCCAGCTGTAGGAGATAATGGGGAtgtaaagctgcacacaggaaacaactttatttatttattcagctttctttgaaaacaaggcaatctgagatggcagacttcaccccattcacgcagcACACGGCTGTCGGCCTGTATGTGGAGCAACGGTAGAGCGTCTGACTCACATTAGAAGGTTGTGTGTTCGAATCCACGTCAGGTCAAAATTCTAAAatctaacaagcctctgttgctcataCTGCAAGCAAGTCAAGTTCTGctacaacactttttaaataaaagtttgtggATACCTTGTATTTCttaatatataaatactgtgtgcatatatatactgtatatatatatatgtatatatatatatatatatatatatatacatatatgtacagtggaggaaataattatttgtttgtttgcccaCCAACAAACAAATTAACAGTCTTTTAATGGTAGgtaatttgatctcaagggggccggaccagtaaaaatagtaaaataatagaataataacctatgaacaacaagaactcctttgttttttctctattgttttacatttaatgaaggatagttttacaaaacatgaaatttcttgagaaatataagtgcaatttcaacaatatcatgcctaaacttactatttacacagcacactggatctataaaggcacaaacatttagtcacaggtatctggagcatttgacattacgtttagattagtgtgaaattttaacaaattcatcctgtgggccggatttgaccctctggcgggccggttctggcccccgggccgtatgtttgacacccctggtatagaccattcatttgtttgtcagtgggtgaacttacaaaaacagtcagagatcaaatacttatttcccccactgtatactgtatatatatacatatatatatatatatatatatttatttatacatatatacagtatatgtgtacatatacacatatatatgtatatatgtgtatatgtacacacacacacacagttggataGAGGGTGAATCATGTGACATCATGTACGGGAAACTCACCTGAAGCTTCAGGGAAACATGTCATACACCTGGTCAGACTGGTTGTAAAAGAACCAAAGTCGCATAAACTGTCAAGcatgagtgaatgaataaatgaatgaatgaatgaatgaatgagtgaggtTTAGTCACATTAATTTGGGACATCTCTGGTCACTGaagcaacagaaacaaaacactggTAATCTTTCATaaagacacatactgtatgaacgtttacatctgtgtgtgtgtgtgtgtgtgtgtgtgtgtgtgcatgtgtgtgtgtgtgtgtgagacactgtaATGTCTGACACAGTTCACCTCACACATAGAAAATCACTGTCATTATtgattcagctgctgctgtttttatcaattgacacacacatgcacacgagcacgcacacacgcacacacacatgcattagaACTTTGATTagctgttatatatataacaaaaaactGTGATATTTCTGATCTGTTATTcagtttgtcttcttttttgtgcTATAATTTCTATTTCTTAGTTTATAGTTATTGTTCATTGAAGCTTCATATACTGAATCAGAGACATATGAATGATGAATACGGTCATTATTTACATGTGCACATGAAGCCACAAAGATGGTAGTgtgtgataataaataaaactatatattCATCCCACATGATTTCCATAAACGTGTGGTTATCAGACTTCTGCAGTGTTTATTGAATCACGTGTGTTGGATCAGGGAAACTTCtaaaccaggaccaggatttagAGCactattttctgtgtgtttacagagaaaagGCCTGTCGTCATATTTCACCAGGAGGAATTGCTGCTTTAAATCATGACACTTGGTGAAGTTAGTAAAGGCCAAAGCTGCAAATGGTGTCTTTTATTGCAGAGGTTGTAAATATCTGCTGCCTCTCCTTTATGTACATTTCATATCATCAGACGCAGCCTCTGGATTTATTTCAACTCAGATTATCAGGCATAATATTCATagttttatattcacattagTGAAATTTGGACTTGCTCTGCGACGTTTCGTCACacatgaagaggaaaaactcTGATAACATTTCCTTCAATGCATTTTGACCCTTCTAACACAGGTAATAATCCTGTGttagtacaacctgccaggggtggagttgcaACCGTGCGACCGTGATGTCTTTTGCAcgcagggtaccggtcttaaccactgagctaccccacccTTGGTATGTGACCTAGTATTACCTGGTATTATGTAGTATTACCTGGTATTACGCAGTATTACCTAGTATTACCTGGTATTACACAGTATTACAGAGTATTACCTAGTATTACCTGGTATTACGCAGTATTACCTAGTATTACCTGGTATTACACAGTATTACAGAGTATTACCTAGTATTACCTGGTATTACGCAGTTTTACTTAATATTACCTGGTACTACCAGGTATGACGCAGTATTACCTAGTATTACCTGGTATTCCGCAGTATTACCTAGTATTACCTGGTATTACACAGTATTACCTAGTATTACACAGTATTACACAGTATTACCTAGTATTACCTGGTATTACCTGGTATTACACAGTATTACTTAGTATTACCTGGTATTACGCAGTATTACCTAGTATTACCTGGTATTTAGCTATATTACCTAGTGTTACCTGGTATTACACAGTATTACTTAGTATTACCTGGTACTTAGTGATACTTATATTACCTGGTACTACCTGGTATGACGAGTATTACCTAGTATTACCTGGTATTCCGCAGTATTACCTAGTATTACCTGGTATTACACAGTATTACCTAGTATTACACATATACCTAGTATTACCTGGTATTACACAGTATTACTTAGTATTACCTGGTATTACGCAGTATTACCTAGTATTACCTGGTATTACGCAGTATTACCTAGTGTTACCTGGTATTACACAGTATTACTTAGTATTACCTGGTATTACGCAGTATTACTTAATATTACCTGGTACTACCTGGTATGACGCAGTATTACCTAGTATTACCTGGTATGACGCAGTATTACCTAGTATTACCTGGTATTACGCAGTATTACCTAGTATTACCTGGTATTATACTAGTATTACCTAGTATTACCTGGTGCATACACAGTACTACCTAGTATTACACAGTATTACACAGTATTACACAGTATTACCTAGTATTACCTGGTATTACACAGTATTACACAGTAT includes:
- the ube2t gene encoding ubiquitin-conjugating enzyme E2 T isoform X1 codes for the protein MQRTSRLKRELQMLSTEPPPGVTCWQTKERIDELRAQIIGGSGTPYEGGLFSLEINVPERYPFEPPKIRFLTPIYHPNIDSSGRICHDALKLPPKGAWKPSLNISTVLSSIQVLMAEPNPDDPLMADISSEFKYNKVLFVDKARKWTQEHAVQKNTDVVEGNKENTPDQRSSSRKRESVGSQEEGEESAKKTCV
- the ube2t gene encoding ubiquitin-conjugating enzyme E2 T isoform X4 → MQRTSRLKRELQMLSTEPPPGVTCWQTKERIDELRAQIIGGSGTPYEGGLFSLEINVPERYPFEPPKIRFLTPIYHPNIDSSGRICHDALKLPPKGAWKPSLNISTVLSSIQVLMAEPNPDDPLMADIFLVFIPPQTWLLSLSPAGIIQVLKVQCVNE
- the ube2t gene encoding ubiquitin-conjugating enzyme E2 T isoform X2; protein product: MQRTSRLKRELQMLSTEPPPGVTCWQTKERIDELRAQIIGGSGTPYEGGLFSLEINVPERYPFEPPKIRFLTPIYHPNIDSSGRICHDALKLPPKGAWKPSLNISTVLSSIQVLMAEPNPDDPLMADISSEFKYNIILYRHRRYKKLIHFVSNFVVRTCVTSLNARV
- the ube2t gene encoding ubiquitin-conjugating enzyme E2 T isoform X3, whose translation is MQRTSRLKRELQMLSTEPPPGVTCWQTKERIDELRAQIIGGSGTPYEGGLFSLEINVPERYPFEPPKIRFLTPIYHPNIDSSGRICHDALKLPPKGAWKPSLNISTVLSSIQVLMAEPNPDDPLMADISSEFKYIILYRHRWYKKCIHFVSNFVVRTCVTSLYARV